Proteins co-encoded in one Anopheles moucheti chromosome X, idAnoMoucSN_F20_07, whole genome shotgun sequence genomic window:
- the LOC128306417 gene encoding eye-specific diacylglycerol kinase, which yields MHRLRNTFTRSRTPTGAEMKTQSSLEVPKQVRSASFDEIQLEAQRSSQQRSLSVAAASADEPSMAGVGGTSGVGSLLLQVPQTTPGQRSRSFDLAGSASDEGSAVAAAFLDVPKRFQRRKSSSKTPPPCIHCLYLEEYRRLIGVEQRLYYDSEEYQAYVDYTSSSCSSGDDEDDGEDGDADEEEGANESEPVAGAGGAEEDALEGAVGGTGGSVNRVAAVGLAGPSGAGDEARGHFGEGYYDYDYDYDDDDDDEDDYGDEAEADDDNEDNSENETDRRKRVRERKKEPTFGLEAPAYDYASLFQRVSPRRSQPREECDGASTSTVRLSPPAVPSPCRITLTISPTKPDDDDYTGHGGPTLEPARPGEIALMLPDEDEAAGAGPDPRATALTHDTPSASDPPPEPAGEAVEPSPPNRTRRRSISRQEAIIVEPTGSSLENVSNASDSRPASPPPRTTRPVPDIHTGADAEPDNQLPQQRPPQRGRAASMGPIIPSSTSSPPPPLPTYPCYDPAPRLPLESPPPSAGLTVQPSQPADFVRDIYLQVPDLKRDRAASVDSCFTKVTGAKTEELQPPPDGACLNLLAVPSSGAVRSRSVDIVLPTEEQARYKALALAGPSGPGGGNATGSSGTTGGHLAPGTRGGDPHGRQIRCTPDWSENAVSGDHLWVPTSVSGDCCYVGDNDCTKHGPRMKCAACKIISHASCISVLMERSQLQCKPTFRDVGVRQYREQTKTTHHWVHRRTEKGKCKQCGKSLQAKLTFSSKEIVALSCAWCKASYHNKEACFNPERIGEECTLGTHRSIVVPPSWIVKLPRKGNFKSSLRKTPQKKKKAGKKVSIPREPRTFVIKPIPTANITPVLVFINPKSGGNQGAKLLQKFQWLLNPRQVFDLTQGGPRMGLELFRKVPQLRILACGGDGTVGWVLSVLDQINFVPPPAVGVLPLGTGNDLARALGWGGGYTDEPIGKILANIGNSDTVLLDRWSLKVEPNTSVPNTGDGKDNLPLNVVNNYFSLGVDAHIALEFHEAREAHPEKFNSRLRNKMFYGQAGGKDLLKRKWKGLAEFVTLECDGKDLTPKLKEHKVHAIVFLNIPSYGGGTHPWNKSGGQFEPATDDGMIEVVGLTTYQLPLLQAGGHGTCITQCRTARIVTSKTIPMQVDGEACKLNPSNIELTLLNKAVMLAKKKPGRANVPQEKLESLNISLMKIMMSDYEQHHYDKELLRQSAVTLGSLEVPVTDLEQMRVLINKYCSEQPDSPKLSPDWCFIDSCTAERFFRVDRAQENLHFITDIATDCVFVLDQESPTLPQTPEDEHRRLGAHGPPVTSSLESSDGAASPFSPHAGKLFDRSLSGPPASSDIPLRKSSQGSNEADGTHPRAPMVHDSVGNGQSLDQMVNFKSFHERLFGLNEDAFGFSNLLEKTTDAVIKAAKTSDLIMLKDLHLQGYSLLSIDSTGQTALHHGARCGHKDIVRYLISYAPSSIINMIDNESGQTALHKAAAGRQRSICYMLVAGGANLNIQDNDGRTARMLASNADDFELAFYLENQEQFQLIDFRSNNI from the exons ATGCATCGCTTGCGCAACACCTTCACCAGATCCCGGACGCCCACGGGTGCGGAGATGAAAACCCAAAGCAGTCTTGAAGTGCCAAAGCAG GTACGCTCAGCATCGTTCGACGAAATACAACTTGAAGCGCAGCGTTCGAGCCAGCAGCGGTCACTGTCGGTCGCCGCAGCATCGGCCGATGAGCCGTCGATGGCGGGTGTGGGTGGTACGTCCGGTGTCGGGAGCCTACTGCTCCAGGTGCCGCAAACTACGCCCGGTCAGCGTTCGCGCAGCTTCGACCTGGCTGGTTCGGCCTCGGACGAAGGCAGTGCGGTGGCGGCCGCGTTTCTCGACGTGCCGAAACGGTTCCAGCGCCGCAAGTCCAGCTCGAAAACGCCGCCACCGTGCATACACTGCCTGTATCTGGAGGAGTACCGGCGTCTGATTGGGGTGGAGCAGCGGCTCTATTACGACAGCGAGGAGTACCAGGCGTACGTCGATTACACGTCGAGTTCCTGCTCCTCCGGCGACGATGAGGACGATGGTGAGGACGGCGACGCTGACGAGGAGGAGGGCGCAAACGAGAGCGAACCGGTGGCGGGTGCTGGCGGCGCGGAGGAGGATGCGCTGGAGGGGGCCGTGGGTGGTACGGGCGGGAGCGTGAACCGAGTGGCGGCGGTCGGGCTCGCCGGTCCCAGCGGTGCTGGCGATGAAGCGCGCGGTCACTTCGGTGAAGGTTACTACGACTACGATTACGActacgacgatgacgacgacgatgaggaCGACTACGGCGATGAGGCGGAGGCAGACGATGACAACGAGGACAACAGCGAGAACGAGACCGATCGGCGCAAACGAGTCCGGGAGCGCAAAAAGGAACCAACGTTCGGGCTGGAAGCGCCCGCGTACGATTACGCTTCGCTCTTCCAGCGCGTATCACCGCGCAGATCCCAACCCCGGGAGGAGTGTGATGGTGCGAGCACCTCCACTGTGCGCCTGTCGCCGCCGGCCGTTCCGTCACCCTGCCGCATCACGCTGACGATTTCGCCGACAAAGCCGGACGACGATGACTACACGGGGCACGGTGGCCCCACGCTCGAACCGGCCCGACCGGGCGAGATCGCGCTGATGTTGCCCGACGAGGATGAGGCGGCCGGTGCTGGGCCGGACCCGAGAGCCACGGCGTTGACGCACGACACACCGTCCGCATCCGATCCACCGCCGGAACCGGCCGGCGAAGCGGTCGAACCGTCGCCACCGAACCGCACCCGGCGGCGGTCCATCTCGCGCCAGGAAGCGATCATCGTCGAACCGACCGGCAGCTCGCTCGAGAACGTTTCCAACGCATCCGACAGCCGGCCGGCGTCACCGCCGCCGCGCACCACCCGCCCGGTACCGGACATCCACACCGGCGCCGATGCCGAACCCGACAATCAGCTGCCCCAGCAGCGGCCACCGCAGCGGGGCCGGGCCGCCTCGATGGGACCGATCATACCGTCCTCAACATCctcaccgccaccaccgctaCCAACCTACCCGTGCTACGACCCGGCGCCCCGGCTCCCGCTAGAGTCACCGCCACCGTCCGCCGGCCTCACCGTGCAGCCGTCGCAACCGGCCGACTTCGTGCGCGACATCTACCTGCAGGTGCCGGACCTGAAGCGGGACCGGGCCGCGTCCGTCGACTCCTGCTTCACCAAGGTGACCGGCGCCAAGACGGAGGAACTCCAGCCGCCACCGGACGGGGCCTGCCTGAACCTGCTGGCCGTCCCGAGCAGCGGCGCCGTACGATCGCGCTCGGTCGACATCGTGCTGCCGACGGAGGAGCAGGCCCGCTACAAAGCCCTCGCCCTGGCCGGCCCGTCCGGTCCGGGCGGTGGTAACGCCACCGGCAGTTCCGGTACCACCGGCGGCCATCTTGCACCAGGCACTAGAGG CGGTGACCCACACGGACGCCAGATACGTTGCACTCCCGACTGGAGCGAAAATGCCGTCTCCGGCGATCATCTCTGGGTGCCAACTTCCGTTTCCGGCGACTGCTGCTATGTCGGTGATAACGATTGCACG AAGCACGGACCGCGGATGAAGTGTGCCGCGTGCAAGATCATCTCCCATGCGAGCTGCATCTCGGTGCTGATGGAACGTAGCCAGCTGCAGTGCAAACCGACGTTCCGTGACGTCGGTGTGCGCCAGTATCGCGAGCAGACGAAAACCACCCACCATTGGGTGCATCGGCGCACCGAGAAGGGCAAATGCAAGCAGTGCGGCAAG TCCCTGCAAGCGAAACTTACGTTCAGCTCGAAAGAGATAGTCGCATTGTCGTGCGCTTGGTGCAAAGCGTCCTACCACAACAAGGAAGCGTGCTTCAACCCGGAACGTATCGGCGAGGAGTGTACACTCG GCACACACCGGAGCATCGTTGTGCCACCGTCGTGGATCGTGAAGTTACCGCGTAAGGGCAATTTCAAATCGTCACTGCGCAAAACACcgcagaaaaagaagaaggcaGGCAAGAAGGTGTCGATACCGCGGGAACCGCGCACATTCGTGATCAAACCAATACCGACCGCCAACATTACACCGGTGCTGGTCTTTATCAATCCGAAATCGGGTGGCAACCAGGGCGCAAAGCTGCTGCAAAAGTTCCAGTGGTTGCTAAATCCGCGCCAAGTCTTTGATCTGACGCAGGGTGGTCCACGGATGGG ACTTGAGTTGTTCCGCAAGGTACCACAGCTACGTATACTCGCCTGCGGTGGTGACGGTACCGTCGGTTGGGTATTGTCAGTGCTCGATCAAATTAACTTCGTACCGCCGCCAGCCGTTGGTGTGTTGCCGCTCGGTACCGGGAATGATCTTGCCCGTGCCCTTGGCTGGGGTGGT GGATACACCGACGAACCGATTGGGAAGATATTGGCAAACATTGGCAACTCCGACACGGTGTTGCTCGATCGCTGGAGTCTGAAGGTAGAGCCGAACACATCGGTCCCAAACACGGGCGACGGCAAGGACAATCTACCGCTGAACGTCGTGAACAACTACTTCTCGCTCGGTGTTGACGCTCATATTGCACTCGAGTTCCATGAAGCGCGCG AGGCGCATCCGGAGAAGTTTAACTCGCGGCTGCGAAATAAGATGTTCTATGGCCAGGCCGGTGGCAAGGATCTACTGAAGCGCAAGTGGAAGGGTTTGGCCGAATTTGTAACGCTCGAGTGTGACGGCAAGGATCTGACACCGAAGCTCAAGGAGCACAAGGTGCACGCTATAGTATTCCTCAACATTCCAAG CTACGGTGGTGGTACACATCCGTGGAACAAATCCGGTGGCCAGTTTGAACCGGCTACCGACGATGGTATGATCGAGGTGGTCGGACTGACCACCTATCAACTACCGTTGCTGCAGGCCGGAGGTCACGGTACCTGCATTACTCAGTGCCGCACAGCGCGCATCGTCACGTCCAAGACAATACCGATGCAGGTGGACGGTGAGGCGTGCAAGCTGAACCCGTCCAACATCGAACTCACACTGCTGAACAAGGCTGTGATGCTGGCCAAGAAGAAGCCCGGGCGGGCAAATGTACC GCAAGAAAAGTTGGAATCACTCAACATCAGTCTGATGAAGATCATGATGTCGGACTACGAGCAGCACCACTATGACAAGGAGCTGCTACGACAATCAGCGGTAACGCTGGGCAGTCTCGAGGTGCCCGTTACCGATCTGGAGCAGATGCGCGTGCTCATCAACAAGTACTGCAGTGAGCAACCGGACAGCCCCAAGCTGTCCCCGGACTGGTGCTTCATTGACT CCTGCACCGCCGAGCGTTTCTTCCGCGTGGACCGGGCACAGGAGAATCTACACTTCATCACCGACATCGCGACggactgtgtgtttgtgctggaTCAGGAAAGCCCGACCCTGCCCCAAACGCCCGAGGACGAACATCGGCGGCTCGGCGCCCATGGGCCACCGGTTACGAGCAGTCTCGAATCGAGCGATGGTGCCGCATCACCGTTCTCACCGCACGCCGGCAAACTGTTCGACCGCTCCCTGTCCGGGCCGCCAGCCTCCAGTGACATTCCATTGCGCAAGA GTTCGCAGGGTTCCAATGAAGCGGACGGTACTCATCCACGTGCCCCGATGGTGCACGACTCCGTTGGCAATGGGCAAAGCCTGGACCAGATGGTCAACTTCAAAAG CTTTCACGAGCGTTTGTTCGGTCTCAATGAGGATGCGTTTGGATTCAG